Proteins encoded within one genomic window of Halocatena marina:
- a CDS encoding DUF6789 family protein, which yields MDMVVDENEKTTTSEGGTTTVADVEKTTLTETGTPDEELAAIIRDGVVGAAGGLVGTALMTVVLFVGTALGGFDPSSFETLAELINLDAFAPGVPIGYVIFLGGGMTTWPLLFASVEGYLPGKTIRQRGIPFGTVLWTGFVIAFYEGYTGTALYVYLVCTLVAHWVYGFGLGAVFDYLGNRPDTLV from the coding sequence ATGGATATGGTCGTAGATGAGAATGAAAAGACGACGACGTCGGAGGGTGGAACGACGACCGTCGCGGACGTCGAAAAGACAACATTAACTGAAACCGGGACCCCGGATGAGGAACTTGCAGCGATCATCAGAGACGGTGTCGTGGGTGCCGCCGGTGGATTGGTTGGGACGGCGCTCATGACCGTCGTCCTTTTCGTTGGAACCGCACTTGGAGGATTCGATCCATCGAGTTTCGAAACGCTTGCAGAACTCATCAATCTCGATGCGTTCGCGCCAGGGGTTCCCATAGGATATGTCATCTTTCTTGGCGGTGGGATGACGACGTGGCCGCTGCTTTTCGCATCGGTCGAAGGGTATCTGCCAGGGAAGACAATTCGCCAGCGTGGAATTCCGTTCGGTACGGTGCTCTGGACGGGCTTCGTCATCGCGTTCTACGAGGGCTATACCGGCACTGCACTGTACGTCTATCTCGTGTGCACGCTCGTTGCACACTGGGTCTACGGCTTCGGTCTCGGTGCGGTGTTTGATTACCTCGGGAACAGACCAGACACACTTGTATAA
- a CDS encoding spermidine synthase, whose amino-acid sequence MQTTTDSRALVLLVITFVVSFCSFAYEFVYSELLTVMYGGTVTQYVITVGLYFFSLGVGSALSDDLSADLPSNFFRTEVYLAAVAPAGFMLIVLLNSITIPAWVPYGLIWVLARLPVIVVGFLSGFELPLLTRMVDAVDADSIADKRSPFAALFDRLFALGRWCLSGLWHTGTAEPRSGLSIVLAMDYIGGLAGAVIYARVLYPRLGLVPTIFVLALLNAATALVFAIRFGTQRSDSHAHPSLPSSSFTSVRHESRVLLVVCLLLTAGYAGAVVQHERLDHQITALYLEQQYESEYPNQAMDIEITHQETTKYQHLVRYQRTWTGAGSNPYFTGTTEQCLRLGMAVQLCDSWADSYHNGLVDVPMSLYEHAPETEVLVIGGGDWIAIDHLKAYNVSVDQVDIDPQFMQHTKRTPFFRAHHDDAYTYSRLNTTVADGYSHLQQTNRTYDLILLDIPGATDDDLLKLYSKEFFQQLRTHLEADGVVGAWAYSSYAYPQHHKAYVNTVRAAGFSQWLPYYAFEDIDTDGKTERIERFHLLAPGNRPPLNSDRTAYVRQYSERYETVRWRSVPRYSGVRVNSIFHPNYDIIIDT is encoded by the coding sequence ATGCAGACTACCACTGACTCACGAGCGCTCGTTCTACTCGTAATCACGTTTGTCGTCTCCTTCTGCAGCTTTGCGTACGAGTTCGTCTATTCTGAACTGCTGACGGTGATGTACGGCGGGACAGTGACGCAGTACGTCATCACGGTCGGGTTGTACTTTTTCAGTCTCGGTGTTGGATCGGCGCTTTCTGACGACCTCAGCGCTGATCTGCCGTCGAATTTCTTTCGAACCGAGGTGTATCTCGCGGCTGTCGCGCCCGCAGGGTTCATGCTTATCGTCCTTCTCAACAGCATCACGATACCTGCATGGGTACCATACGGGCTCATTTGGGTGCTCGCGCGGCTCCCGGTGATCGTCGTCGGGTTCCTCTCTGGATTCGAACTTCCCTTGTTGACGCGGATGGTCGATGCGGTTGACGCTGATTCGATCGCAGACAAGCGCTCGCCGTTTGCTGCTCTGTTCGACCGCCTCTTCGCACTGGGACGGTGGTGTCTGAGTGGATTGTGGCACACTGGCACTGCGGAACCGCGAAGCGGGCTGTCTATTGTCCTCGCGATGGATTACATCGGTGGACTGGCTGGTGCGGTCATTTACGCTCGCGTCTTGTACCCTCGCCTCGGTCTCGTCCCGACGATCTTCGTGCTGGCGCTACTGAACGCAGCAACAGCTCTCGTGTTCGCCATCCGATTCGGTACACAACGGAGTGATTCACACGCGCATCCGTCTCTACCTTCGTCGTCATTTACGTCCGTCCGTCACGAATCGCGGGTCTTGCTGGTCGTCTGTTTGCTTCTCACCGCCGGCTACGCTGGGGCTGTTGTCCAGCACGAACGTCTCGATCATCAGATCACAGCGCTCTATCTCGAACAACAGTACGAATCCGAGTATCCCAATCAGGCGATGGACATCGAAATCACACATCAAGAAACGACGAAATATCAGCATCTCGTTCGCTACCAGCGGACGTGGACTGGTGCCGGCTCGAATCCGTACTTTACTGGAACGACTGAACAGTGTCTCCGTCTCGGAATGGCAGTACAACTGTGTGACAGCTGGGCTGATTCGTACCACAACGGGCTTGTGGATGTTCCCATGTCACTGTACGAGCACGCTCCTGAAACAGAGGTTCTTGTTATCGGCGGTGGCGATTGGATAGCGATCGATCACCTCAAGGCGTACAACGTCAGCGTCGATCAGGTAGACATCGACCCGCAGTTCATGCAGCACACGAAACGAACGCCATTTTTCCGTGCGCACCACGACGACGCCTACACGTACTCTCGGTTGAACACAACGGTTGCGGACGGATATTCGCATCTTCAGCAGACGAATCGAACGTACGATCTCATCCTGCTCGATATTCCAGGTGCAACCGACGATGATCTTCTCAAACTGTACTCAAAGGAGTTCTTTCAGCAGCTCAGAACCCATCTCGAAGCAGATGGAGTGGTTGGCGCGTGGGCGTACTCTTCGTATGCGTATCCCCAGCATCACAAGGCGTACGTCAACACGGTTCGTGCTGCTGGCTTCTCCCAGTGGCTCCCGTACTATGCCTTCGAGGACATCGATACCGACGGAAAGACCGAACGCATCGAACGCTTTCACCTCCTTGCTCCGGGGAATCGTCCCCCACTCAATTCTGATCGGACAGCGTACGTCCGGCAGTATTCAGAGCGCTATGAAACGGTTCGATGGCGGTCGGTCCCGCGCTATTCCGGCGTGCGGGTCAATTCGATCTTTCATCCGAACTACGACATCATCATCGACACATGA
- a CDS encoding DUF2617 family protein — protein sequence MTTPTPTALYFVYTPTPPNLDHFEVKRVASTEILGRPATLTVIGESHCISIRALGVHELCSCKPLPAETMHCLPLTEALAQSFSAETEHCSVSTTIETHPLDSFPDEHKQNADVSYRFGPDAWTTIIVEEDAYETYHTYPECDLTLYTQTRLQTEPADNPDRECPSIDVTHQ from the coding sequence ATGACGACACCGACACCGACAGCACTGTATTTCGTCTACACACCGACCCCTCCGAACCTCGATCATTTCGAGGTAAAACGAGTAGCGTCGACCGAAATTCTCGGTCGGCCGGCCACCCTGACTGTTATCGGTGAATCACACTGCATCAGTATTCGAGCGCTCGGCGTTCACGAGCTCTGTTCGTGCAAGCCCCTCCCTGCTGAGACGATGCACTGTCTCCCCCTGACCGAAGCGTTAGCACAATCGTTCTCTGCCGAGACCGAACACTGCTCGGTCTCGACCACCATCGAGACGCATCCGCTCGACTCATTTCCAGATGAGCACAAACAAAACGCAGACGTTTCCTACCGATTCGGTCCCGACGCGTGGACGACGATCATCGTCGAGGAGGATGCCTACGAAACGTATCACACCTATCCCGAGTGTGATCTCACGCTGTATACTCAGACACGACTCCAGACCGAACCAGCTGATAATCCAGATCGTGAATGTCCTTCGATTGATGTAACTCACCAGTAG
- a CDS encoding MBL fold metallo-hydrolase, which translates to MSQSDWGDWLLREIESTTPEDLTVWYLGCNGFVVKASDDTTVFIDPYLGTGDPPRTVRMIPVPFDPTAVRAADAVLATHEHTDHVHGPSQGPLLSATGANFYAPGDSLAVVENESWQEKYQLEGDFVEVNEGDTIEIGGLTVHVEPANDPDATHPVSYVIEYDGWTFFHGGDARPGTAFEKVGAAYDIDLGALAFGSVGMIPDKETGEPTRTKWYSDENEIINAANQLHLNRLIPTHWDMWRGLTADPTTLEYHNSTVPYPHNLEIAVIGDSIRVSG; encoded by the coding sequence ATGTCACAGAGCGATTGGGGCGATTGGTTACTCCGAGAAATCGAGTCGACGACACCCGAGGATCTGACGGTCTGGTATCTTGGTTGCAATGGGTTTGTCGTGAAAGCAAGCGACGACACGACGGTTTTCATCGATCCGTATCTCGGAACGGGAGATCCACCTCGGACAGTACGGATGATACCTGTCCCATTCGATCCGACAGCGGTTCGTGCTGCCGATGCCGTCCTTGCGACGCACGAACACACAGATCACGTTCACGGACCGAGTCAGGGCCCATTGTTGTCGGCAACTGGGGCAAATTTTTACGCGCCCGGTGACAGCCTCGCAGTTGTCGAGAACGAAAGCTGGCAGGAGAAATACCAACTTGAAGGCGACTTCGTCGAAGTGAATGAAGGGGACACGATCGAAATTGGCGGACTTACTGTTCACGTCGAGCCAGCGAACGATCCTGATGCAACGCATCCGGTGTCGTACGTCATCGAATACGATGGATGGACGTTCTTCCACGGGGGGGATGCCAGACCGGGAACAGCATTCGAGAAGGTGGGTGCAGCCTACGACATCGATCTTGGTGCCCTCGCGTTCGGAAGCGTCGGAATGATCCCGGATAAAGAGACTGGTGAGCCCACGCGAACTAAGTGGTACAGCGATGAGAACGAAATCATCAACGCGGCAAATCAGTTACACCTCAACCGACTTATTCCTACACATTGGGACATGTGGCGGGGATTGACAGCAGACCCCACGACCCTCGAATATCATAACAGTACAGTACCGTATCCACACAATCTCGAAATTGCTGTAATTGGTGATTCGATTCGTGTTAGTGGTTAG
- a CDS encoding BCCT family transporter, which yields MRTWFFLGLEETSWSEKILFFVTMAAILALGVIGVFSPSLLSATLTGAKAWVLTYFGWWFILLGFVLLIIVFVFIFSRYGRLRIGGPNAEPEFGLFSWLSMVFTVGFGASILIWGVAEPISIVQSPPPKPSPVPGASVESLALAFMFIHEVFPGLAMWYLPVAMAFGIIVYTHGVDEYKISSMLTGIVDEDRIPGLYWLVDLAALVATVGGISTTLGFSAQTMAAILSRVFHLEATLLTYAVFALIGVVFLGDVWLGLRQGIRNAARATMVFIVASMALLVVVGPTLYMFELGLDATGVWLSEMLRLSLYTTPGSESNWAANWTGFWWAWWAAWSIFVGSFVARVSKGRTLREMFAVLVVAPTFLTWIQHSLIGGWVLAPGYQGPVSEAMAAAGKPAAIAKALQITPLGTVLAVLFVFVIAGYIVTSLDSAVFMISAITLGNENPNPRNRAWWGALLAFFGMVSLELEEFSAIESLSVTMALPFSLFLLVILYGSYAIISEHGRDIDAYDSEHRTLITRDSNSDSAATDDD from the coding sequence ATGCGAACGTGGTTCTTCTTGGGTCTTGAAGAGACCTCTTGGTCGGAGAAAATCCTGTTCTTTGTAACGATGGCAGCAATCCTCGCGTTGGGTGTCATCGGAGTTTTCTCTCCATCGCTACTGAGCGCCACTCTCACCGGTGCGAAGGCGTGGGTTCTCACCTATTTCGGTTGGTGGTTCATCCTCCTCGGATTCGTCCTTCTCATTATCGTCTTCGTCTTTATCTTCTCTCGGTACGGGCGTCTTCGAATCGGTGGCCCGAATGCTGAACCCGAGTTCGGGCTGTTCTCGTGGCTTTCGATGGTGTTCACTGTCGGTTTCGGTGCTTCCATCCTCATTTGGGGTGTCGCCGAACCCATCTCGATCGTCCAGTCGCCGCCACCGAAGCCCTCGCCCGTCCCCGGTGCGTCCGTGGAGTCATTGGCGCTGGCGTTCATGTTCATTCATGAGGTCTTTCCCGGTCTCGCAATGTGGTATCTCCCGGTTGCGATGGCGTTCGGGATCATCGTCTACACTCACGGTGTCGACGAGTACAAAATCAGCTCGATGCTCACGGGTATCGTTGACGAAGATCGCATCCCCGGTCTCTATTGGCTGGTCGATCTAGCGGCCCTCGTCGCGACCGTCGGGGGGATCTCGACAACGCTTGGCTTCAGCGCACAGACGATGGCCGCCATCCTTAGTCGTGTTTTCCATCTAGAGGCGACACTCCTCACCTACGCTGTCTTTGCGCTCATCGGTGTCGTCTTTCTCGGTGACGTCTGGCTCGGACTCAGACAGGGAATCCGTAACGCTGCCCGTGCGACGATGGTGTTCATCGTCGCTTCGATGGCGCTGCTCGTCGTGGTCGGACCGACGCTCTACATGTTTGAGCTTGGCTTGGACGCGACAGGCGTCTGGCTCAGTGAGATGCTTCGACTGTCGCTGTACACCACACCAGGATCTGAAAGCAACTGGGCGGCCAACTGGACCGGTTTCTGGTGGGCGTGGTGGGCTGCGTGGAGCATCTTCGTTGGTAGCTTCGTTGCTCGCGTTTCGAAGGGACGTACGCTCCGAGAGATGTTCGCCGTCCTCGTCGTGGCTCCGACGTTTCTCACGTGGATTCAGCACTCGCTCATCGGTGGTTGGGTGCTTGCCCCCGGCTATCAGGGGCCTGTTAGTGAGGCGATGGCAGCAGCCGGAAAGCCAGCCGCCATCGCAAAAGCGCTCCAGATCACACCGCTCGGAACGGTGCTCGCAGTGCTATTCGTCTTCGTCATTGCAGGGTACATCGTCACGTCACTCGATTCGGCTGTCTTCATGATCTCGGCGATTACGCTTGGGAACGAGAATCCCAATCCCAGAAACCGTGCGTGGTGGGGCGCGTTGCTCGCGTTCTTCGGGATGGTATCGCTCGAACTGGAGGAGTTCAGCGCCATCGAGTCGCTCTCGGTCACAATGGCGCTTCCATTCTCGCTGTTCTTGCTCGTCATCCTCTACGGAAGCTACGCCATCATCAGCGAGCATGGACGCGACATCGATGCATACGACAGCGAACATCGCACGCTTATCACCCGCGACTCTAATTCTGATTCCGCGGCCACCGACGACGACTGA
- a CDS encoding pentapeptide repeat-containing protein → MTESATTDDSSLLDLSPAERDEYGITAADVQEELLDVIVHDSAGKTVFVDCTLPRIDLDYQTLDSESKHPVIFRNCTFTDGISAVHADIKFPLRFEECTISDASFDRARFEYDLTATQSTFVGAVTAYEARFERTTDFTETTISGRMNCDEAAFGDEARFTDVTFEGETSFRAASFSGRSNDLDDHASFERAVFTAKADFRQSDFQFARFDDATFHERAQFEAARFDGDVEFATATFHGEADFDEIDFKQDVSFDSAEFRSDAVFRGTEFEGGARTLKDDARFAGVRFDGDVNFRDAWFRYVNFDGATFGGHAMFERAWFDGDADFTRVTLEREANFDEARFHGDTDFTEARFERSTVFRGAEFTGETNYLKANVSFERALFAAAADFDNAKFTSANFSHTQFGGVIDFSGAEFADSIDFLAESIDTDTHVDFTRAVIKGGTITQPAANWVGYDLTLASLGDLTLEVVDQAQHPDLLDYFRFCNTEFDEFDGNQFDFTAHTRSLSRNDWKLHTFEVEENAIEYEYALDMTPDVVETTYLKAKNAASSAGYIKAAGEFRVKRQRYARKKHFDIARTSTEDARTRFKNLSRAAENYFLDITCGHGMRLVRIIAVFLIAPFFPALLFAFGGELFRTSAGQLESLRQLTTPEGLAILYDNIHFSYITFLTIGYGGIAPEGTLARLFAGVEVYVSVILGGLVLYALIKRSEL, encoded by the coding sequence ATGACCGAATCGGCGACCACAGACGACAGCTCACTTCTCGATCTATCGCCCGCGGAACGCGATGAATACGGGATTACTGCTGCAGACGTGCAGGAAGAACTGCTGGATGTGATCGTGCACGACTCGGCGGGCAAAACTGTTTTCGTCGATTGTACGCTCCCCCGGATCGATCTCGACTACCAAACTCTTGACAGTGAAAGCAAACACCCTGTTATTTTTCGAAACTGCACGTTTACGGACGGAATCAGCGCCGTTCATGCCGATATCAAGTTCCCGCTCCGCTTCGAGGAGTGTACAATCAGTGATGCGTCATTCGATCGAGCACGCTTCGAGTACGATCTGACAGCCACTCAGTCTACATTTGTGGGTGCTGTTACGGCGTACGAAGCTCGATTCGAGCGCACAACGGATTTCACTGAGACGACAATCAGCGGACGGATGAACTGCGATGAAGCCGCGTTCGGTGACGAGGCACGATTCACTGATGTGACGTTCGAAGGCGAGACATCGTTCCGTGCCGCCAGCTTTTCCGGACGGTCCAATGATCTCGATGACCACGCGAGCTTCGAACGGGCCGTCTTCACAGCCAAGGCCGACTTCCGGCAGTCAGACTTTCAGTTTGCGCGGTTCGATGACGCGACGTTTCACGAACGCGCGCAGTTCGAAGCCGCGCGCTTCGATGGTGATGTTGAATTTGCGACGGCCACGTTCCACGGAGAAGCGGATTTCGATGAAATTGATTTTAAGCAGGACGTTTCGTTCGACAGCGCCGAATTTCGATCCGATGCCGTCTTCCGGGGGACCGAGTTCGAGGGTGGGGCGCGCACGCTCAAAGACGACGCTCGATTCGCCGGTGTCCGATTCGATGGTGACGTGAATTTCCGAGACGCGTGGTTTCGGTACGTCAACTTCGATGGCGCTACTTTCGGTGGCCATGCGATGTTTGAGCGGGCATGGTTCGACGGGGACGCCGATTTTACGCGTGTCACACTCGAACGCGAGGCGAACTTCGATGAAGCACGGTTTCACGGAGACACTGACTTCACCGAAGCGCGCTTTGAGCGATCGACTGTTTTTCGAGGAGCTGAGTTCACCGGCGAGACGAACTACCTCAAAGCGAACGTCTCCTTCGAGCGTGCCCTGTTCGCTGCTGCTGCGGATTTCGACAACGCGAAGTTTACCTCGGCAAACTTCAGCCACACGCAGTTCGGCGGCGTCATCGACTTCTCTGGTGCGGAGTTCGCCGACAGCATCGATTTCTTGGCTGAATCGATCGACACCGACACGCACGTCGATTTCACTCGCGCGGTCATCAAAGGGGGGACGATCACCCAACCGGCGGCCAACTGGGTTGGATACGATCTCACACTGGCAAGTCTCGGCGATCTTACGCTCGAAGTTGTCGATCAGGCCCAACACCCAGACCTGCTCGATTACTTCCGATTCTGTAACACGGAGTTCGACGAATTCGATGGCAACCAGTTCGACTTTACAGCGCACACGCGATCCCTCAGCCGGAACGACTGGAAGCTACATACGTTCGAGGTCGAGGAGAACGCGATCGAGTACGAGTACGCCCTCGACATGACTCCAGACGTCGTAGAGACGACGTACCTCAAAGCGAAAAACGCGGCATCCAGTGCTGGGTACATCAAAGCAGCCGGAGAATTCCGCGTAAAGCGACAGCGATACGCCCGAAAGAAACATTTCGATATCGCCCGCACGAGCACAGAAGACGCACGAACCCGGTTCAAGAATCTGAGCCGCGCAGCAGAGAATTACTTCCTCGACATTACGTGTGGCCACGGGATGCGGCTCGTCCGGATTATCGCCGTATTCCTGATTGCACCCTTTTTCCCAGCACTCCTGTTTGCGTTTGGTGGTGAGCTGTTCCGGACGAGCGCTGGTCAGCTTGAATCGCTCCGACAGCTCACGACCCCAGAAGGCTTAGCGATTCTCTACGATAATATCCACTTTAGCTACATCACCTTCCTCACGATCGGGTACGGCGGGATCGCTCCCGAAGGAACACTCGCTCGGCTGTTTGCAGGCGTGGAGGTGTACGTGAGCGTTATTCTCGGAGGTCTCGTCCTCTATGCGCTCATCAAACGCTCTGAGCTATAG
- a CDS encoding PQQ-binding-like beta-propeller repeat protein, which translates to MPTIDQRSRRRFLATFGTCVGGALAGCVGSSNPSSNNSSASSNVQSDWPTVGHDQANSRYSPTGTAPIEKPTITWRLPIETPVRQPVFANDRVYMADRTVLRVHDVATGDELWTYSSATSDAQMITAPTVRDGVVYLGITNGPQSIVALDAETGEQLWTFGGKEIGGVSGTPTLDTSGNRLYLGTKAAQIFALDAKTGESHWQQDVFGPVTNTLAVRSPFIIATTRSGEVYSFGEDGKGLWRTKLPEGCDSPPALSNRWVFVGCNNEYVYGLHPVSGRIKWETYVDRLYQGGFVATTSTVYVTSSRGVVALGGRKGSTQWSTKLGDFVSCAPTIIDETLYVGGPRIFALASSGGVGISSVRFGTKRWTADVGRHVGPGMAVGNGRIFAPVQADDGTFELIALKQYN; encoded by the coding sequence ATGCCCACCATCGATCAGCGCTCTCGGCGACGGTTTCTCGCTACATTTGGGACCTGTGTGGGTGGCGCGCTTGCTGGGTGCGTGGGGTCGTCCAACCCATCATCCAATAATTCGAGCGCGTCATCGAACGTACAGTCGGACTGGCCGACGGTTGGTCACGATCAGGCAAACTCGAGATACTCGCCAACGGGAACCGCACCGATAGAGAAGCCGACGATTACGTGGCGGCTCCCGATCGAAACACCGGTTCGCCAGCCCGTCTTTGCGAACGACAGGGTGTACATGGCCGATCGGACTGTCCTTCGCGTCCACGACGTAGCAACAGGCGATGAGTTGTGGACGTATTCCAGCGCTACCAGTGATGCACAGATGATCACAGCACCAACAGTGCGTGATGGTGTCGTTTATTTGGGGATTACAAACGGCCCACAGAGTATCGTCGCGCTCGATGCGGAAACGGGTGAGCAGCTGTGGACGTTCGGCGGGAAAGAAATCGGCGGCGTTTCTGGGACACCGACGCTCGATACGAGCGGAAACAGGCTCTATCTCGGAACGAAAGCGGCACAGATCTTCGCATTGGATGCAAAAACCGGCGAGTCACACTGGCAACAGGATGTGTTCGGCCCCGTCACGAACACGCTCGCGGTCCGCTCGCCGTTCATCATTGCCACGACCCGGTCCGGGGAAGTGTACAGCTTTGGGGAAGACGGCAAAGGACTGTGGCGGACGAAGCTCCCCGAAGGCTGTGATTCCCCGCCAGCTCTCTCCAACCGATGGGTCTTTGTCGGCTGTAACAACGAGTATGTCTACGGGCTCCATCCAGTTTCCGGCCGGATTAAGTGGGAGACCTACGTCGATCGGCTGTATCAGGGCGGATTCGTCGCAACGACGTCGACGGTCTACGTAACGTCGAGTCGTGGTGTCGTCGCGCTCGGCGGACGAAAGGGATCGACGCAGTGGTCGACCAAATTGGGAGATTTCGTCTCGTGCGCTCCGACAATCATCGACGAAACGCTCTACGTCGGTGGACCACGCATTTTCGCGCTTGCATCGTCAGGGGGAGTAGGAATTTCCAGCGTTCGGTTCGGTACAAAACGCTGGACGGCCGATGTCGGACGACATGTCGGTCCGGGGATGGCGGTAGGCAATGGACGGATCTTCGCACCCGTACAAGCCGACGATGGCACATTCGAACTGATCGCGCTCAAACAGTATAACTAA